One Hippoglossus hippoglossus isolate fHipHip1 chromosome 5, fHipHip1.pri, whole genome shotgun sequence genomic window carries:
- the ppfia4 gene encoding liprin-alpha-4 isoform X5 has product MMCEVMPTISEGDSAGPPRATGGVPNGSDQEANFEQLMVNMLDERDKLLESLRETQETLIQSQTKLQGALHERDVLQRQINASLPQEFATLTKELNICQEQLLEKEEEISELKAERNNTRLLLEHLECLVSRHERSLRMTVVKRQAPPPSGVSSEVEVLKALKSLFEHHKALDEKVRERLRVALERVATLEGQLVVTTQELNMVRQRKDGDSLERTDGSKPTWKRLPNGSIDAHDDSSRLSELQELLDRTNKELSQSREHSATLNARMAELEAELANARRELSRSEELSIKQQREQREREDMEERITTLEKRYLAAQRETTHIHDLNDKLENELATKDSLHRQSEEKVRQLQEMLEMAEQRLAQTMRKAETLPEVEAELAQRVAALSKAEERHGNVEERLRQLESQLEEKNQELGRARQREKMNEEHNKRLSDTVDRLLTESNERLQLHLKERMAALEDKNSLIQDLENCQKQLEEFHHTRERLIGEIEKLRNEIDHLKRRSGVFGDGTHPRSHLGSASDLRYSVVEGQDGHYSTTVIRRSQKGRMSAMRDDPNKDYPSLRGSVSHLLGSDIEAESDLDDDVSSTLLSPSGQSDAQTLALMLQEQLDAINEEIRMIQVERESADLRSDEIESRVNSGSMDGLNVTLRPRALPTSATAQSLASSSSPPNSGHSTPKHHGRNPSHHLGIMTLPSDLRKHRRKVASPVEVDKATIKCETSPPSSPRSLRLETNFAQFTGSLEDGRGKQKKGIKSSIGRLFGKKEKGRLDQTMGRDGQPLPALTDFEMGIGDTMTLGKLGTQAERDRRMKKKHELLEDARKRGLPFAQWDGPTVVSWLELWVGMPAWYVAACRANVKSGAIMSALSDTEIQREIGISNPLHRLKLRLAIQEMVSLTSPSAPLTSRTSSGNVWVTHEEMENLASSTKADNEEGSWAQTLAYGDMNHEWIGNEWLPSLGLPQYRSYFMECLVDARMLDHLTKKDLRSHLKMVDSFHRASLQYGIMCLKRLNYDRKDLERRREDSQHDMKDVLVWTNEQVIHWVQSIGLREYSGSLLESGIHGSLISLDETFDYSSLALILQIPMQNTQARQVLDREFNNVLALGTDRHLEESGDDKSFRRSPSWRKRFRAREGGAGLGMMAGSMETLPAGFRMPSMSMPPSVNLMSRKQLQPEAPPPAPPRLDPSAVRTYSC; this is encoded by the exons gagTTTGCCACCCTGACCAAGGAGCTGAACATATGccaggagcagctgctggagaaagaggaggaaatatCAGAGCTGAAAGCTGaaaggaacaacacaagg ctGCTGTTGGAGCACCTGGAGTGTCTGGTGTCTCGTCACGAGCGCAGTCTGAGGATGACAGTGGTGAAGAGACAAGCACCCCCACCATCTGGAGTTTCCAGCGAAGTGGAGGTCCTGAAAGCTCTGAAGTCGCTGTTTGAACACCACAAGGCCCTGGATGAGAAG gtGCGTGAGAGGCTTCGGGTGGCTCTGGAGAGGGTGGCCACCCTGGAGGGACAGCTAGTGGTGACCACACAAGAG TTGAACATGGTGAGACAAAGGAAGGATGGTGACTCACTGGAGCGAACAGATGGATCCAAACCTACATGGAAG AGACTTCCCAACGGCTCCATAGACGCTCACGATGACAGCAGCCGTTTGTCTGAGCTTCAGGAGCTGCTGGATCGCACCAACAAGGAGCTGTCCCAGAGCCGCGAGCACTCTGCCACTCTGAACGCCCGCATGGCCGAGCTGGAGGCAGAGCTCGCGAACGCACGCCGAGAACTGAGCCGCAGCGaggagctgtcaatcaaacaacagagggagcagagagag agagaggacatggaGGAGAGAATCACAACATTAGAGAAACGCTACCTGGCCGCCCAGCGGGAAACCACACACATTCACGACCTCAACGACAAACTGGAGAATGAACTGGCCACCAAGGACTCTCTGCACCGACAG agtgaagAGAAGGTGCGCCAGCTGCAGGAGATGCTGGAGATGGCAGAGCAGAGGCTGGCTCAGACCATGAGGAAGGCTGAGACTCTGCCAGAGGTGGAAGCCGAATTGGCACAGAGAGTGGCAGCGCTCTCCAag GCCGAGGAACGTCATGGCAACGTGGAGGAGCGGCTCAGACAGCTGGAATCTCAACTGGAGGAGAAGAACCAAGAGCTtggaagg GCTCgtcagagggagaaaatgaatgaggaGCACAACAAGCGTTTATCTGACACAGTGGATCGTCTGCTCACTGAGTCCAATGAAAGACTGCAGCTCCATCTGAAAGAACGCATGGCTGCCCTGGAGGACAAG AACTCTCTCATTCAGGACCTGGAGAACTGCCAGAAACAGCTTGAAGAATTTCACCACACCAGG GAACGGCTGATCGGAGAGATTGAGAAGTTGAGAAACGAGATCGACCATTTGAAACGTCGCAGTGGGGTTTTTGGAGATGGAACTCACCCCCG GTCTCATCTGGGTAGCGCCAGTGACCTTCGCTACTCTGTGGTGGAGGGCCAGGACGGCCACTACAGCACGACTGTGATCAGGCGCTCACAGAAGGGCAGAATGTCAGCGATGCGAGACGACCCAAACAAG GACTACCCGTCACTGCGCGGCAGCGTCAGCCACCTCCTCGGCAGTGACATCGAGGCAGAGTCGGACCTGGACGACGATGTTAGCTCTACCCTGCTTTCCCCCAGCGGCCAATCAGACGCTCAGACTCTCGCTCTCAtgctgcaggagcagcttgATGCTATCAATGAAGAGATAAG GATGATCCAGGTGGAGAGAGAGTCCGCAGACCTGCGCTCTGATGAGATCGAGTCCCGCGTGAACAGCGGCAGCATGGACGGACTAAACGTGACGCTTCGACCGCGGGCCCTGCCCACCTCTGCCACCGCCCAGTCCCTGGCATCCTCCTCGTCACCGCCCAACAGTGGCCACTCAACGCCGAAACACCACGGACGCAACCCCAGCCACCATCTAGGCATCATGACTCTG CCAAGCGACTTGAGGAAACATCGCAGAAAAGTGGCA TCTCCAGTTGAAGTGGACAAAGCTACCATCAAGTGTGAGACGTCGCCTCCCTCTTCGCCCCGGAGTTTGCGGCTGGAAACCAATTTTGCCCAATTTACAGGCAGTCTGGAGGATGGTCGAGG CAAGCAGAAGAAAGGCATCAAGTCGTCGATCGGCCGATTGTTTGGGAAGAAGGAGAAGGGTCGACTGGACCAGACCATGGGCAGGGACGGACAGCCCCTACCAGCCTTAACAG ACTTTGAGATGGGCATCGGCGACACTATGACTCTGGGAAAACTTGGCACTCAGGCTGAGAGGGACCGCAGGATGAAGAAAAA GCACGAGCTTCTTGAAGATGCCAGGAAAAGAGGTCTGCCGTTTGCCCAGTGGGACGGCCCTACTGTCGTCTCCTGGCTTGAG CTGTGGGTGGGTATGCCGGCCTGGTATGTGGCGGCCTGTCGTGCCAACGTGAAGAGCGGAGCCATCATGTCAGCTCTGTCCGACACAGAGATTCAGAGGGAGATTGGCATCAGCAACCCTCTGCACCGACTCAAACTCCGCCTGGCCATTCAGGAGATGGTCTCCCTCACCAGCCCCTCTGCACCGCTCACCTCCAGAACg TCCTCCGGAAATGTGTGGGTGACTCATGAAGAGATGGAGAACCTGGCTTCCTCCACTAAAGCG GACAATGAGGAGGGCAGCTGGGCACAG ACTCTGGCATATGGAGACATGAACCATGAGTGGATCGGGAACGAGTGGCTGCCCAGCCTCGGTCTGCCTCAGTACCGCTCCTACTTCATGGAGTGTCTGGTGGACGCACGCATGCTGGACCACCTGACCAAGAAGGACCTGAGGAGCCACCTCAAGATGGTGGACAGCTTTCATAG GGCTAGTCTGCAGTATGGGATTATGTGCTTGAAGAGACTCAATTATGACAGGAAAGACCTGGAGCGCCGGAGAGAGGACAGCCAACACGACATGAAAG ATGTGTTGGTGTGGACCAATGAGCAGGTGATCCACTGGGTCCAGTCCATTGGTCTGAGGGAGTACAGTGGCAGCCTGTTGGAGAGCGGCATTCACGGGTCGCTCATCTCTCTGGACGAGACCTTCGACTACAGCAGCCTAGCGCTCATCCTGCAGATCCCTATGCAGAACACACAG GCACGGCAGGTTTTGGACAGAGAGTTCAACAACGTATTAGCTTTGGGAACTGACCGTCATCTAGAGGAG AGTGGGGACGACAAGTCTTTTCGACGCTCTCCGTCATGGCGCAAGAGGTTTCGGGCACGTGAGGGAGGGGCGGGGCTGGGGATGATGGCAGGGTCCATGGAAACACTGCCTGCTGGCTTCCGTATGCCCTCCATGTCCATGCCGCCCTCTGTGAATTTGATGTccaggaaacagctgcagcctgAAG CTCCTCCCCCGGCGCCCCCGAGACTCGACCCTTCGGCCGTGCGGACCTACTCATGCTAA
- the ppfia4 gene encoding liprin-alpha-4 isoform X6 has product MMCEVMPTISEGDSAGPPRATGGVPNGSDQEANFEQLMVNMLDERDKLLESLRETQETLIQSQTKLQGALHERDVLQRQINASLPQEFATLTKELNICQEQLLEKEEEISELKAERNNTRLLLEHLECLVSRHERSLRMTVVKRQAPPPSGVSSEVEVLKALKSLFEHHKALDEKVRERLRVALERVATLEGQLVVTTQELNMVRQRKDGDSLERTDGSKPTWKVFLARLPNGSIDAHDDSSRLSELQELLDRTNKELSQSREHSATLNARMAELEAELANARRELSRSEELSIKQQREQREREDMEERITTLEKRYLAAQRETTHIHDLNDKLENELATKDSLHRQSEEKVRQLQEMLEMAEQRLAQTMRKAETLPEVEAELAQRVAALSKAEERHGNVEERLRQLESQLEEKNQELGRARQREKMNEEHNKRLSDTVDRLLTESNERLQLHLKERMAALEDKNSLIQDLENCQKQLEEFHHTRERLIGEIEKLRNEIDHLKRRSGVFGDGTHPRSHLGSASDLRYSVVEGQDGHYSTTVIRRSQKGRMSAMRDDPNKVCAVFEQDYPSLRGSVSHLLGSDIEAESDLDDDVSSTLLSPSGQSDAQTLALMLQEQLDAINEEIRMIQVERESADLRSDEIESRVNSGSMDGLNVTLRPRALPTSATAQSLASSSSPPNSGHSTPKHHGRNPSHHLGIMTLPSDLRKHRRKVASPVEVDKATIKCETSPPSSPRSLRLETNFAQFTGSLEDGRGKQKKGIKSSIGRLFGKKEKGRLDQTMGRDGQPLPALTDFEMGIGDTMTLGKLGTQAERDRRMKKKHELLEDARKRGLPFAQWDGPTVVSWLELWVGMPAWYVAACRANVKSGAIMSALSDTEIQREIGISNPLHRLKLRLAIQEMVSLTSPSAPLTSRTDNEEGSWAQTLAYGDMNHEWIGNEWLPSLGLPQYRSYFMECLVDARMLDHLTKKDLRSHLKMVDSFHRASLQYGIMCLKRLNYDRKDLERRREDSQHDMKDVLVWTNEQVIHWVQSIGLREYSGSLLESGIHGSLISLDETFDYSSLALILQIPMQNTQARQVLDREFNNVLALGTDRHLEESGDDKSFRRSPSWRKRFRAREGGAGLGMMAGSMETLPAGFRMPSMSMPPSVNLMSRKQLQPEAPPPAPPRLDPSAVRTYSC; this is encoded by the exons gagTTTGCCACCCTGACCAAGGAGCTGAACATATGccaggagcagctgctggagaaagaggaggaaatatCAGAGCTGAAAGCTGaaaggaacaacacaagg ctGCTGTTGGAGCACCTGGAGTGTCTGGTGTCTCGTCACGAGCGCAGTCTGAGGATGACAGTGGTGAAGAGACAAGCACCCCCACCATCTGGAGTTTCCAGCGAAGTGGAGGTCCTGAAAGCTCTGAAGTCGCTGTTTGAACACCACAAGGCCCTGGATGAGAAG gtGCGTGAGAGGCTTCGGGTGGCTCTGGAGAGGGTGGCCACCCTGGAGGGACAGCTAGTGGTGACCACACAAGAG TTGAACATGGTGAGACAAAGGAAGGATGGTGACTCACTGGAGCGAACAGATGGATCCAAACCTACATGGAAGGTCTTCCTGGCT AGACTTCCCAACGGCTCCATAGACGCTCACGATGACAGCAGCCGTTTGTCTGAGCTTCAGGAGCTGCTGGATCGCACCAACAAGGAGCTGTCCCAGAGCCGCGAGCACTCTGCCACTCTGAACGCCCGCATGGCCGAGCTGGAGGCAGAGCTCGCGAACGCACGCCGAGAACTGAGCCGCAGCGaggagctgtcaatcaaacaacagagggagcagagagag agagaggacatggaGGAGAGAATCACAACATTAGAGAAACGCTACCTGGCCGCCCAGCGGGAAACCACACACATTCACGACCTCAACGACAAACTGGAGAATGAACTGGCCACCAAGGACTCTCTGCACCGACAG agtgaagAGAAGGTGCGCCAGCTGCAGGAGATGCTGGAGATGGCAGAGCAGAGGCTGGCTCAGACCATGAGGAAGGCTGAGACTCTGCCAGAGGTGGAAGCCGAATTGGCACAGAGAGTGGCAGCGCTCTCCAag GCCGAGGAACGTCATGGCAACGTGGAGGAGCGGCTCAGACAGCTGGAATCTCAACTGGAGGAGAAGAACCAAGAGCTtggaagg GCTCgtcagagggagaaaatgaatgaggaGCACAACAAGCGTTTATCTGACACAGTGGATCGTCTGCTCACTGAGTCCAATGAAAGACTGCAGCTCCATCTGAAAGAACGCATGGCTGCCCTGGAGGACAAG AACTCTCTCATTCAGGACCTGGAGAACTGCCAGAAACAGCTTGAAGAATTTCACCACACCAGG GAACGGCTGATCGGAGAGATTGAGAAGTTGAGAAACGAGATCGACCATTTGAAACGTCGCAGTGGGGTTTTTGGAGATGGAACTCACCCCCG GTCTCATCTGGGTAGCGCCAGTGACCTTCGCTACTCTGTGGTGGAGGGCCAGGACGGCCACTACAGCACGACTGTGATCAGGCGCTCACAGAAGGGCAGAATGTCAGCGATGCGAGACGACCCAAACAAG GTGTGCGCTGTGTTTGAACAGGACTACCCGTCACTGCGCGGCAGCGTCAGCCACCTCCTCGGCAGTGACATCGAGGCAGAGTCGGACCTGGACGACGATGTTAGCTCTACCCTGCTTTCCCCCAGCGGCCAATCAGACGCTCAGACTCTCGCTCTCAtgctgcaggagcagcttgATGCTATCAATGAAGAGATAAG GATGATCCAGGTGGAGAGAGAGTCCGCAGACCTGCGCTCTGATGAGATCGAGTCCCGCGTGAACAGCGGCAGCATGGACGGACTAAACGTGACGCTTCGACCGCGGGCCCTGCCCACCTCTGCCACCGCCCAGTCCCTGGCATCCTCCTCGTCACCGCCCAACAGTGGCCACTCAACGCCGAAACACCACGGACGCAACCCCAGCCACCATCTAGGCATCATGACTCTG CCAAGCGACTTGAGGAAACATCGCAGAAAAGTGGCA TCTCCAGTTGAAGTGGACAAAGCTACCATCAAGTGTGAGACGTCGCCTCCCTCTTCGCCCCGGAGTTTGCGGCTGGAAACCAATTTTGCCCAATTTACAGGCAGTCTGGAGGATGGTCGAGG CAAGCAGAAGAAAGGCATCAAGTCGTCGATCGGCCGATTGTTTGGGAAGAAGGAGAAGGGTCGACTGGACCAGACCATGGGCAGGGACGGACAGCCCCTACCAGCCTTAACAG ACTTTGAGATGGGCATCGGCGACACTATGACTCTGGGAAAACTTGGCACTCAGGCTGAGAGGGACCGCAGGATGAAGAAAAA GCACGAGCTTCTTGAAGATGCCAGGAAAAGAGGTCTGCCGTTTGCCCAGTGGGACGGCCCTACTGTCGTCTCCTGGCTTGAG CTGTGGGTGGGTATGCCGGCCTGGTATGTGGCGGCCTGTCGTGCCAACGTGAAGAGCGGAGCCATCATGTCAGCTCTGTCCGACACAGAGATTCAGAGGGAGATTGGCATCAGCAACCCTCTGCACCGACTCAAACTCCGCCTGGCCATTCAGGAGATGGTCTCCCTCACCAGCCCCTCTGCACCGCTCACCTCCAGAACg GACAATGAGGAGGGCAGCTGGGCACAG ACTCTGGCATATGGAGACATGAACCATGAGTGGATCGGGAACGAGTGGCTGCCCAGCCTCGGTCTGCCTCAGTACCGCTCCTACTTCATGGAGTGTCTGGTGGACGCACGCATGCTGGACCACCTGACCAAGAAGGACCTGAGGAGCCACCTCAAGATGGTGGACAGCTTTCATAG GGCTAGTCTGCAGTATGGGATTATGTGCTTGAAGAGACTCAATTATGACAGGAAAGACCTGGAGCGCCGGAGAGAGGACAGCCAACACGACATGAAAG ATGTGTTGGTGTGGACCAATGAGCAGGTGATCCACTGGGTCCAGTCCATTGGTCTGAGGGAGTACAGTGGCAGCCTGTTGGAGAGCGGCATTCACGGGTCGCTCATCTCTCTGGACGAGACCTTCGACTACAGCAGCCTAGCGCTCATCCTGCAGATCCCTATGCAGAACACACAG GCACGGCAGGTTTTGGACAGAGAGTTCAACAACGTATTAGCTTTGGGAACTGACCGTCATCTAGAGGAG AGTGGGGACGACAAGTCTTTTCGACGCTCTCCGTCATGGCGCAAGAGGTTTCGGGCACGTGAGGGAGGGGCGGGGCTGGGGATGATGGCAGGGTCCATGGAAACACTGCCTGCTGGCTTCCGTATGCCCTCCATGTCCATGCCGCCCTCTGTGAATTTGATGTccaggaaacagctgcagcctgAAG CTCCTCCCCCGGCGCCCCCGAGACTCGACCCTTCGGCCGTGCGGACCTACTCATGCTAA
- the ppfia4 gene encoding liprin-alpha-4 isoform X1: MMCEVMPTISEGDSAGPPRATGGVPNGSDQEANFEQLMVNMLDERDKLLESLRETQETLIQSQTKLQGALHERDVLQRQINASLPQEFATLTKELNICQEQLLEKEEEISELKAERNNTRLLLEHLECLVSRHERSLRMTVVKRQAPPPSGVSSEVEVLKALKSLFEHHKALDEKVRERLRVALERVATLEGQLVVTTQELNMVRQRKDGDSLERTDGSKPTWKVFLARLPNGSIDAHDDSSRLSELQELLDRTNKELSQSREHSATLNARMAELEAELANARRELSRSEELSIKQQREQREREDMEERITTLEKRYLAAQRETTHIHDLNDKLENELATKDSLHRQSEEKVRQLQEMLEMAEQRLAQTMRKAETLPEVEAELAQRVAALSKAEERHGNVEERLRQLESQLEEKNQELGRARQREKMNEEHNKRLSDTVDRLLTESNERLQLHLKERMAALEDKNSLIQDLENCQKQLEEFHHTRERLIGEIEKLRNEIDHLKRRSGVFGDGTHPRSHLGSASDLRYSVVEGQDGHYSTTVIRRSQKGRMSAMRDDPNKVCAVFEQDYPSLRGSVSHLLGSDIEAESDLDDDVSSTLLSPSGQSDAQTLALMLQEQLDAINEEIRMIQVERESADLRSDEIESRVNSGSMDGLNVTLRPRALPTSATAQSLASSSSPPNSGHSTPKHHGRNPSHHLGIMTLPSDLRKHRRKVASPVEVDKATIKCETSPPSSPRSLRLETNFAQFTGSLEDGRGKQKKGIKSSIGRLFGKKEKGRLDQTMGRDGQPLPALTDFEMGIGDTMTLGKLGTQAERDRRMKKKHELLEDARKRGLPFAQWDGPTVVSWLELWVGMPAWYVAACRANVKSGAIMSALSDTEIQREIGISNPLHRLKLRLAIQEMVSLTSPSAPLTSRTSSGNVWVTHEEMENLASSTKADNEEGSWAQTLAYGDMNHEWIGNEWLPSLGLPQYRSYFMECLVDARMLDHLTKKDLRSHLKMVDSFHRASLQYGIMCLKRLNYDRKDLERRREDSQHDMKDVLVWTNEQVIHWVQSIGLREYSGSLLESGIHGSLISLDETFDYSSLALILQIPMQNTQARQVLDREFNNVLALGTDRHLEESGDDKSFRRSPSWRKRFRAREGGAGLGMMAGSMETLPAGFRMPSMSMPPSVNLMSRKQLQPEAPPPAPPRLDPSAVRTYSC; this comes from the exons gagTTTGCCACCCTGACCAAGGAGCTGAACATATGccaggagcagctgctggagaaagaggaggaaatatCAGAGCTGAAAGCTGaaaggaacaacacaagg ctGCTGTTGGAGCACCTGGAGTGTCTGGTGTCTCGTCACGAGCGCAGTCTGAGGATGACAGTGGTGAAGAGACAAGCACCCCCACCATCTGGAGTTTCCAGCGAAGTGGAGGTCCTGAAAGCTCTGAAGTCGCTGTTTGAACACCACAAGGCCCTGGATGAGAAG gtGCGTGAGAGGCTTCGGGTGGCTCTGGAGAGGGTGGCCACCCTGGAGGGACAGCTAGTGGTGACCACACAAGAG TTGAACATGGTGAGACAAAGGAAGGATGGTGACTCACTGGAGCGAACAGATGGATCCAAACCTACATGGAAGGTCTTCCTGGCT AGACTTCCCAACGGCTCCATAGACGCTCACGATGACAGCAGCCGTTTGTCTGAGCTTCAGGAGCTGCTGGATCGCACCAACAAGGAGCTGTCCCAGAGCCGCGAGCACTCTGCCACTCTGAACGCCCGCATGGCCGAGCTGGAGGCAGAGCTCGCGAACGCACGCCGAGAACTGAGCCGCAGCGaggagctgtcaatcaaacaacagagggagcagagagag agagaggacatggaGGAGAGAATCACAACATTAGAGAAACGCTACCTGGCCGCCCAGCGGGAAACCACACACATTCACGACCTCAACGACAAACTGGAGAATGAACTGGCCACCAAGGACTCTCTGCACCGACAG agtgaagAGAAGGTGCGCCAGCTGCAGGAGATGCTGGAGATGGCAGAGCAGAGGCTGGCTCAGACCATGAGGAAGGCTGAGACTCTGCCAGAGGTGGAAGCCGAATTGGCACAGAGAGTGGCAGCGCTCTCCAag GCCGAGGAACGTCATGGCAACGTGGAGGAGCGGCTCAGACAGCTGGAATCTCAACTGGAGGAGAAGAACCAAGAGCTtggaagg GCTCgtcagagggagaaaatgaatgaggaGCACAACAAGCGTTTATCTGACACAGTGGATCGTCTGCTCACTGAGTCCAATGAAAGACTGCAGCTCCATCTGAAAGAACGCATGGCTGCCCTGGAGGACAAG AACTCTCTCATTCAGGACCTGGAGAACTGCCAGAAACAGCTTGAAGAATTTCACCACACCAGG GAACGGCTGATCGGAGAGATTGAGAAGTTGAGAAACGAGATCGACCATTTGAAACGTCGCAGTGGGGTTTTTGGAGATGGAACTCACCCCCG GTCTCATCTGGGTAGCGCCAGTGACCTTCGCTACTCTGTGGTGGAGGGCCAGGACGGCCACTACAGCACGACTGTGATCAGGCGCTCACAGAAGGGCAGAATGTCAGCGATGCGAGACGACCCAAACAAG GTGTGCGCTGTGTTTGAACAGGACTACCCGTCACTGCGCGGCAGCGTCAGCCACCTCCTCGGCAGTGACATCGAGGCAGAGTCGGACCTGGACGACGATGTTAGCTCTACCCTGCTTTCCCCCAGCGGCCAATCAGACGCTCAGACTCTCGCTCTCAtgctgcaggagcagcttgATGCTATCAATGAAGAGATAAG GATGATCCAGGTGGAGAGAGAGTCCGCAGACCTGCGCTCTGATGAGATCGAGTCCCGCGTGAACAGCGGCAGCATGGACGGACTAAACGTGACGCTTCGACCGCGGGCCCTGCCCACCTCTGCCACCGCCCAGTCCCTGGCATCCTCCTCGTCACCGCCCAACAGTGGCCACTCAACGCCGAAACACCACGGACGCAACCCCAGCCACCATCTAGGCATCATGACTCTG CCAAGCGACTTGAGGAAACATCGCAGAAAAGTGGCA TCTCCAGTTGAAGTGGACAAAGCTACCATCAAGTGTGAGACGTCGCCTCCCTCTTCGCCCCGGAGTTTGCGGCTGGAAACCAATTTTGCCCAATTTACAGGCAGTCTGGAGGATGGTCGAGG CAAGCAGAAGAAAGGCATCAAGTCGTCGATCGGCCGATTGTTTGGGAAGAAGGAGAAGGGTCGACTGGACCAGACCATGGGCAGGGACGGACAGCCCCTACCAGCCTTAACAG ACTTTGAGATGGGCATCGGCGACACTATGACTCTGGGAAAACTTGGCACTCAGGCTGAGAGGGACCGCAGGATGAAGAAAAA GCACGAGCTTCTTGAAGATGCCAGGAAAAGAGGTCTGCCGTTTGCCCAGTGGGACGGCCCTACTGTCGTCTCCTGGCTTGAG CTGTGGGTGGGTATGCCGGCCTGGTATGTGGCGGCCTGTCGTGCCAACGTGAAGAGCGGAGCCATCATGTCAGCTCTGTCCGACACAGAGATTCAGAGGGAGATTGGCATCAGCAACCCTCTGCACCGACTCAAACTCCGCCTGGCCATTCAGGAGATGGTCTCCCTCACCAGCCCCTCTGCACCGCTCACCTCCAGAACg TCCTCCGGAAATGTGTGGGTGACTCATGAAGAGATGGAGAACCTGGCTTCCTCCACTAAAGCG GACAATGAGGAGGGCAGCTGGGCACAG ACTCTGGCATATGGAGACATGAACCATGAGTGGATCGGGAACGAGTGGCTGCCCAGCCTCGGTCTGCCTCAGTACCGCTCCTACTTCATGGAGTGTCTGGTGGACGCACGCATGCTGGACCACCTGACCAAGAAGGACCTGAGGAGCCACCTCAAGATGGTGGACAGCTTTCATAG GGCTAGTCTGCAGTATGGGATTATGTGCTTGAAGAGACTCAATTATGACAGGAAAGACCTGGAGCGCCGGAGAGAGGACAGCCAACACGACATGAAAG ATGTGTTGGTGTGGACCAATGAGCAGGTGATCCACTGGGTCCAGTCCATTGGTCTGAGGGAGTACAGTGGCAGCCTGTTGGAGAGCGGCATTCACGGGTCGCTCATCTCTCTGGACGAGACCTTCGACTACAGCAGCCTAGCGCTCATCCTGCAGATCCCTATGCAGAACACACAG GCACGGCAGGTTTTGGACAGAGAGTTCAACAACGTATTAGCTTTGGGAACTGACCGTCATCTAGAGGAG AGTGGGGACGACAAGTCTTTTCGACGCTCTCCGTCATGGCGCAAGAGGTTTCGGGCACGTGAGGGAGGGGCGGGGCTGGGGATGATGGCAGGGTCCATGGAAACACTGCCTGCTGGCTTCCGTATGCCCTCCATGTCCATGCCGCCCTCTGTGAATTTGATGTccaggaaacagctgcagcctgAAG CTCCTCCCCCGGCGCCCCCGAGACTCGACCCTTCGGCCGTGCGGACCTACTCATGCTAA